The following proteins are encoded in a genomic region of Montipora foliosa isolate CH-2021 chromosome 8, ASM3666993v2, whole genome shotgun sequence:
- the LOC137968734 gene encoding uncharacterized protein: protein MILTQFGRLQEPLHRCLTKKIKRPKLVIKKFGGNQTEYQAFWDSFDAAIHSNETLSDIKKLNYLRSFLEGPAVATIAGLALTKNNYKVAVDLLRDRYGNKQVIISSHMESLLKLPRGNFASDIKRVRMVYDQIEITMRSLQALGINAESYGSLLIPVVMEKIPEELRLIVSHKMKSDTWDVNELIKAFKEELAAREKSRFVGGSANVMEKRWLKPKIPRDPITAAGLFLPERGQANCYFCNHPGLRSFNCTSVTDPEKRKEILKKKGWCFVCLRRGHVSNCCPSEYKCKKCFGRYHISVCSGGFQLPQNATQGNAIEQPNVTQPGPGATATVHMGGKNSVLLQTARANVSNPRSGKTVQARLLFDSGSQRSYIANSLRSSLELLSLHYENLVIKTFGAGSVQPKRYDVVQLCVSKAVGGLNLYVDAYDVPSICAPLSQQKIELAQASYKHLSSLELADSSTGGDGMLIDILIGSDFYWQFMTSEIRFGMYGGPVAINTHLGWVLSCPVYESQQMLVESSTHLSWTHVLRLDTEQKEENCPLKQELSKFWDIKSLGIIPESEDAVYERFLNRVQMKNACYEVF, encoded by the coding sequence ATGATATTGACTCAGTTTGGTCGTCTTCAAGAGCCTCTTCATCGATGTTTGACAAAAAAGATAAAACGTCCCAAATTGGTTATAAAGAAATTCGGGGGAAATCAAACAGAATATCAAGCATTCTGGGATAGTTTCGATGCTGCAATTCACAGCAACGAAACGTTGAGTGACATCAAGAAGCTGAATTATCTTCGTTCCTTTTTGGAAGGCCCAGCCGTGGCAACAATTGCTGGACTCGCACTAACGAAGAATAATTACAAAGTTGCGGTTGACCTTCTGCGTGACAGATATGGAAACAAGCAAGTCATCATAAGTTCTCACATGGAATCCTTGTTGAAGCTTCCGCGAGGTAACTTCGCATCCGATATCAAGCGTGTACGCATGGTTTACGATCAGATCGAAATTACGATGCGTAGTTTGCAGGCTCTCGGGATTAACGCTGAAAGTTATGGAAGTCTGCTGATCCCAGTTGTAATGGAAAAGATTCCCGAAGAATTGCGGCTCATTGTTAGTCATAAAATGAAATCGGATACCTGGGATGTGAACGAGTTGATCAAAGCATTCAAGGAAGAATTGGCGGCACGTGAGAAAAGTAGATTCGTAGGAGGCTCCGCAAATGTCATGGAAAAGCGTTGGTTGAAACCCAAGATACCTCGTGACCCGATTACTGCAGCAGGGTTGTTTCTGCCAGAGCGAGGGCAAGCAAACTGTTATTTTTGCAATCACCCGGGTCTTAGGTCGTTCAACTGCACTTCAGTCACTGATCCAGAGAAGAGGAAagagattttaaagaaaaagggATGGTGTTTTGTCTGTCTGAGAAGAGGTCACGTTTCAAATTGTTGCCCGTCGGAATACAAATGCAAGAAATGCTTTGGAAGATATCATATTAGTGTTTGTTCCGGAGGTTTCCAGTTGCCGCAAAACGCCACGCAAGGTAACGCAATTGAGCAGCCAAATGTCACACAACCAGGCCCAGGCGCAACGGCAACCGTACACATGGGTGGCAAGAATTCTGTCCTTTTGCAAACAGCAAGAGCAAATGTTTCTAACCCAAGAAGTGGGAAGACAGTGCAGGCGAGACTACTTTTTGATAGTGGATCTCAGCGGTCTTACATTGCAAATAGTTTGAGGAGCTCCCTCGAGCTTCTGTCCTTGCATTATGAGAACTTAGTGATCAAGACATTTGGTGCAGGTTCTGTCCAACCAAAACGCTATGATGTGGTGCAACTGTGTGTGAGCAAAGCAGTAGGTGGACTGAACTTGTATGTTGATGCTTATGACGTACCTAGTATTTGTGCTCCATTATCACAACAGAAGATTGAATTGGCCCAAGCCTCTTACAAGCATCTCTCGTCCCTGGAGTTAGCCGACAGTTCAACGGGTGGAGATGGAATGCTGATTGACATTCTAATCGGAAGTGATTTTTACTGGCAGTTTATGACAAGTGAAATACGGTTTGGAATGTATGGGGGACCAGTTGCGATTAATACTCATCTGGGATGGGTCTTATCGTGCCCCGTTTATGAGTCACAGCAGATGCTGGTTGAATCTTCTACCCACCTGAGCTGGACCCATGTGTTGAGGCTGGACACTGAACAAAAAGAAGAGAACTGTCCCTTGAAACAGGAACTTTCTAAGTTCTGGGATATCAAGTCCTTGGGAATCATCCCTGAGAGTGAAGATGCAGTTTACGAAAGGTTTTTGAACCGGGTTCAGATGAAGAACGCATGCTATGAGGTCTTCTAG